A window of the Paraburkholderia sp. ZP32-5 genome harbors these coding sequences:
- a CDS encoding hemagglutinin repeat-containing protein has translation MNKKMFRLVFSRVRGMLVAVAETAIAHVSAGQREKRSSTVLQSFTMFAMRHMAFAVLVLCGFAPVLSSAQIAPSGAHAPSVLNTANGIPQVNINKPSNAGVSLNTYSQFDVRKNGAILNNSPVITSTQLAGQINGNPNFAASDAAKIIVNQVNSNNPSLLRGYVEVAGQKAAVVIANPSGLVVDGGGFINTSRGILTTGNPLIDGSGNLTGFNVTGGLITIQGAGLNASNIDQVDLIARAVQANAAIYANTLNVVTGANHVDYASLGATAIAGSGAAPGVSIDVAQLGGMYANRITLVGTENGVGVANAGTIAAQAGDLTLTTSGQLVQSGKMSASGNVGIDAASVNNSGTVYAQQNITIGTGGALTNSGAIAAQQNTNVTAGSVASTGLLGAGVNSDDSLVGSGNLSVASGGLLSATGQNIGPGSVTFKGASLDLSNSQTWAGTGLALTATGGDLSLANANTGAGASVTASAAGTLDNSGGTLNAPQLAIEAGNLINRNGTVTQTGTGAISVAVSGTLDNTRGSLQTNSADLTLTPATILNDNGTITNSGTGALSVRTGSLSNNGGTLATNGALDVQAGSVSNRGGTLAAQSSAAFAVGSLDNDAGGQISARNVSVVDTGIFSNAGGTVQADDTLDIGAQTVANDAGSISNAGTGTTTVTASGALTNTAGGLIGGNGDVSVSGGSVDNGGGSLVAGGALTAQSAGTLNNAAGLIQSDGNASVSAQDALTNVGGQIGTNGSTATLKISGASLDNTSGRIANTGTGVTTVSAGSITNSNASGVAGAGVIGGNGDVTLAGGALSNTQGGQVVAGHDLTLDESQSVDNSGGTLSGASNLTLNGAGAAVSNVNGSIRGNGAVSLDSASLDNTSGKIGNDQGSGGSVAITTGSLANQNGAIGSDQNLTLTTNQLAGDGTIVAGLDGAVTVNGDYTNDAANQIQANRNLSFTVAGNLINQGTLGAVNALTVSAANVDNRAGADLNSSSTTINAANAISNEGRIEGDTVATNSATLTNTATIIGNTVTLNGSQSIVNTGAAAIIAAASEANLYSPGDISNTAGANIFSLGDVNLAADGTRDTNGLLANRSNSVTNDQSAIQAQGNLEIATQTLTNSRPAPTVQTVTTDVDTLHQTKRDKYVACATGNSDKGYCTQAMWDNGYSAPIDATYLVSQIVSQTSGPNATDKVLVVNVNGTQQTIWYNTLTTNGDGSVTVNYWDDYNPNVNYLPSTEYATRSDGHNGYQRVEIARDTTTTTQQDQIAGSQAQQGQLLAGGNMTLANVGTLNNLSSAIAAGGAIQIGSAAQTGTLDAAGSGSYGGTRVNNVGQTLYQYQREDIVSTYAWNENITQDVGQVVEPSVVLAPVAIGGTGGTIIANKAVVISGADINNTNVAAANSATGATGGTLGANQALSGQKANAPLTVADSSGSLHITLPTSGLYSLHAAPSASYLVETDPRFTSYTKFISSDYMLGALGLNPQSVQKRLGDGLYEQQLVQNQITQITGRIYLQGYSSNLDEYTALMTAGVNVAQQFGLEVGVALTAAQMDALTSDIVWLVNQTVTLPDGTTQSVLVPQVYLAQTHANDLQPGGALIAADDVELHATGSVNNSGTLKGGTQMVVTGTNIVNRAGTIASSDTDGTTVVSATNDVVNASGLIAGNRVAVLAGNNISNTTLVDANGVGSSAAGSKANTTLLGAQGTIASTGDMVIAAGNDLTVHGANISAGGGAQITAGHDITVDAVQSATSQSLAQNDQHHWEESSVTNQGSAISAGGDLGIQSGNDMTFAGAKVTAGGDLAAVAGGNLAAATVTNTSKYDNVATDSKTRQEVDHTYDEQAIGTSFTAGGNATLGAVGSDTTKGNVTLTGSSLTAGMTNGVDNGSGTATIAATGNVTLNEAREEHDNYQAVESKRGSFVSGTTTDTMQNTRANVGVGSLVSGDAVNVQAGRDLTVKGSTVVGTNDVSLAAKGNVDITTSQDTVAQDSSYQQTRSGLMTSGLSVTIGSQSMSDQQQASQVTNNGSTVGSVNGNLNVSAGNDLHVTGSVLRAGQDVSMAGKTVTIDSAYDTSSQAGQQESHSAGLTVGITNPVVSAVQTATQVAKAAQHVDGDPRLLALAGVTTGLAAKNAYDAVGGDPVKAATTVGINISVGASSSHSSSDAQSSTVVGSTVAAGHNVTIAAAGAGADSNIDVIGSTISAGSDALLTAQGNVNLQAAQNSSGQSSSSSGASVGVGVSVSAGSTSGISFTASASGSRGNADGDSTTWTNTHAVAGDTLTIRSGGDANLVGAVASGNQVVADVGGNLNIQSLQDTDNYHSKDQNAGIGVNVCVPPLCAGRSSVSGSIGQTKMDSDYASVTEQSGIRAGDGGFQISVDGNTGLKGGVISSSDAAVQGGANRLTTGTLTYGDIENHASYDASQVAVSGGYAFGGGSASAGAGKDGSGQGSSIGKDQQGKADNVNPVPGTALPQSSGGLSMAPPIVMGASGDADSTTRSAISGGAVTITDGAKQQQLTGQTAEEAVASISRDTSDTQGSIAPIFDKDKIEAGFEITSQLINQVGTFVNNRAMEADAAKAAANDPNLTPEQRAAAQQQADQLNAEWGPGGSYRQVLTALTVAAGGNVTGSAGQFAQSATVAYIQQLGAAEVKQIADSVDSETARAALHAIVGCAGAAASSQSCGAGAMGASASSVIGSLLAPTDGMSAEDRQARENLVTSLVAGIATISGTNAATATGAGQIEGENNQVAMPSSAPPPPWLAGLLKLPGFKGANASKDDSVIADPATELDPSIKAGPLVTPLPGPGFVSQLITDATPDWLRDLVTDAVTMAGYTPNQGAVGNMKQYFNSPGFGSDLGAATQKTNYRIDGQSVYKVTSVVSDDIKKGDYIYLDGQHMDHLEVFDGKGNFKAVVNLDGTLNDSKTNAASGRRINLK, from the coding sequence ATGAATAAGAAGATGTTCCGGCTGGTTTTCAGCCGGGTCCGGGGTATGCTCGTCGCCGTCGCGGAAACGGCTATCGCGCACGTTAGCGCAGGTCAGCGCGAAAAGCGCTCATCGACCGTGTTGCAATCGTTCACGATGTTTGCAATGCGTCACATGGCTTTTGCCGTGCTGGTGCTATGTGGATTTGCGCCAGTGCTTTCCAGCGCGCAGATTGCGCCATCGGGCGCGCACGCGCCGAGCGTACTCAATACCGCCAATGGTATTCCGCAGGTCAATATCAACAAACCGTCGAATGCGGGTGTTTCGCTCAATACCTATTCGCAATTCGACGTGCGGAAGAACGGCGCGATCCTGAATAACTCGCCCGTTATCACGAGTACTCAGCTCGCTGGGCAGATCAACGGTAATCCGAATTTCGCGGCGAGCGATGCCGCGAAGATTATCGTCAATCAGGTCAACAGCAATAACCCGTCGTTGCTGCGCGGCTACGTCGAGGTTGCGGGGCAGAAAGCGGCCGTGGTGATCGCGAATCCGTCGGGACTCGTGGTGGACGGCGGCGGCTTTATCAATACGTCACGCGGCATTCTGACGACCGGCAATCCGTTGATCGACGGTAGCGGCAATCTGACGGGCTTCAATGTGACCGGCGGGTTGATCACGATTCAGGGCGCGGGGCTGAATGCGTCGAATATCGATCAGGTGGATCTGATCGCGCGCGCGGTGCAGGCGAATGCGGCGATTTACGCCAATACGCTGAATGTGGTCACCGGCGCGAATCATGTCGATTACGCGAGCCTCGGTGCAACGGCTATTGCCGGTAGCGGCGCGGCTCCGGGCGTGTCGATCGATGTGGCGCAGCTCGGCGGTATGTACGCGAACCGGATCACGCTCGTTGGGACCGAGAATGGCGTGGGTGTGGCGAATGCTGGGACTATCGCGGCGCAGGCGGGTGATTTGACGCTGACCACGTCGGGGCAGCTTGTGCAGTCGGGGAAGATGAGCGCGAGCGGCAATGTGGGTATCGATGCGGCTAGTGTTAATAACAGCGGTACTGTCTATGCGCAGCAGAACATCACTATAGGCACGGGCGGTGCGTTGACGAACAGCGGTGCGATTGCGGCACAGCAGAATACGAACGTCACCGCGGGCAGCGTCGCCTCGACGGGCCTGCTCGGCGCGGGCGTCAATAGCGACGATAGCCTTGTGGGCAGTGGCAATCTGTCGGTGGCATCGGGCGGGCTGCTGTCCGCGACCGGTCAGAACATCGGGCCTGGCAGCGTAACGTTTAAAGGCGCGTCACTCGACCTGTCGAATTCGCAGACCTGGGCGGGCACCGGACTCGCGCTGACTGCCACCGGCGGTGACCTCAGCCTCGCGAATGCCAACACGGGCGCGGGCGCATCTGTCACGGCCAGCGCCGCGGGCACGCTGGACAACAGCGGCGGCACGCTCAACGCGCCACAGCTTGCGATCGAGGCCGGGAATCTGATCAATCGCAACGGCACCGTTACGCAGACGGGCACCGGAGCGATCAGCGTTGCGGTCAGCGGCACGCTGGACAACACCCGCGGTTCATTGCAGACGAACAGTGCCGATCTGACGCTGACGCCTGCCACGATCCTCAACGACAACGGCACGATCACCAACTCGGGCACCGGCGCGCTGTCCGTGCGAACGGGTTCGCTGTCGAACAACGGTGGCACGCTGGCCACTAACGGCGCGCTCGATGTGCAGGCCGGATCGGTATCGAACCGGGGCGGCACGCTGGCGGCGCAGTCCTCGGCGGCATTCGCGGTTGGCTCGCTGGACAACGATGCAGGCGGCCAAATCAGCGCCCGGAACGTATCGGTTGTAGATACAGGGATCTTCAGCAACGCGGGCGGCACCGTACAGGCCGACGATACGCTGGATATTGGCGCGCAGACGGTAGCGAACGACGCAGGCAGCATCTCCAACGCGGGTACGGGTACAACAACCGTTACCGCGTCCGGTGCGCTGACGAACACAGCGGGCGGCCTGATCGGCGGCAACGGCGATGTGTCGGTATCTGGCGGCAGCGTTGACAACGGCGGTGGGTCGCTCGTTGCCGGCGGCGCACTGACCGCGCAGTCAGCCGGCACGCTGAATAATGCCGCGGGCCTTATACAGTCCGATGGCAACGCCTCAGTGTCCGCACAGGACGCCCTGACGAACGTGGGTGGCCAGATCGGCACCAACGGCAGCACGGCCACGTTGAAGATTTCCGGCGCATCGCTCGACAATACTTCGGGCCGGATCGCCAATACCGGCACTGGCGTGACGACGGTGAGCGCCGGGTCAATCACGAATAGCAATGCGAGTGGTGTAGCGGGCGCGGGTGTCATCGGCGGGAATGGTGATGTCACGCTCGCGGGCGGGGCGCTGTCGAATACGCAAGGCGGTCAGGTCGTGGCGGGCCACGATCTGACGCTCGATGAATCGCAGTCCGTGGACAACTCGGGCGGTACATTATCGGGCGCGAGCAATCTGACGCTCAACGGCGCCGGCGCGGCGGTCAGCAACGTGAACGGCTCGATCCGCGGCAACGGCGCGGTCAGCCTCGATAGCGCATCACTAGACAACACCTCGGGCAAGATCGGTAACGACCAGGGCAGCGGCGGCAGTGTCGCCATCACAACCGGTTCCCTCGCGAATCAGAACGGCGCGATCGGCAGCGACCAGAACCTGACGCTGACGACGAACCAGCTCGCGGGCGACGGCACGATCGTCGCGGGTCTCGACGGCGCGGTGACAGTCAATGGCGACTACACGAACGATGCGGCTAACCAGATTCAGGCGAACCGCAATCTGAGCTTTACCGTCGCGGGTAACCTCATCAATCAGGGCACGCTGGGCGCCGTCAATGCGCTGACGGTCAGCGCCGCGAACGTCGACAACCGGGCAGGCGCAGACCTCAATTCGTCCAGCACGACGATCAACGCGGCGAACGCGATCAGCAACGAAGGCCGAATCGAGGGCGATACCGTTGCGACGAACAGCGCGACGTTGACCAATACCGCGACGATCATCGGCAACACGGTCACGCTCAATGGCAGCCAGTCGATCGTCAACACCGGTGCAGCAGCGATCATCGCGGCGGCATCGGAAGCGAACCTGTATTCGCCGGGCGATATTTCGAACACCGCCGGCGCGAATATCTTCAGCCTCGGCGACGTGAACCTTGCAGCGGATGGCACACGCGACACAAATGGCTTGCTCGCCAACCGCTCGAACTCGGTGACGAACGACCAGTCGGCGATCCAGGCACAGGGCAACCTCGAAATCGCCACGCAGACGCTGACCAATTCGCGGCCCGCGCCAACTGTTCAGACTGTGACGACCGATGTCGACACACTGCACCAGACCAAGCGCGACAAGTACGTGGCCTGCGCGACCGGCAACTCCGACAAGGGTTACTGCACGCAGGCGATGTGGGACAACGGCTATAGCGCACCGATCGACGCGACCTATTTGGTCTCGCAGATCGTTTCGCAAACCTCGGGCCCCAACGCGACTGACAAAGTTCTTGTCGTCAATGTGAACGGTACGCAGCAAACGATCTGGTACAACACGTTGACGACGAACGGCGACGGTTCGGTCACGGTCAACTACTGGGACGACTACAACCCCAACGTCAACTACCTGCCGTCCACCGAGTACGCGACGCGCAGCGACGGACACAACGGCTATCAGCGCGTCGAGATTGCGCGTGATACGACCACCACCACGCAGCAGGATCAGATAGCCGGTTCACAGGCGCAGCAGGGCCAACTGCTCGCGGGCGGCAACATGACGCTCGCGAATGTCGGCACGCTGAATAACCTGTCCAGCGCGATCGCGGCGGGAGGTGCGATCCAGATCGGCAGCGCCGCGCAGACTGGTACGCTCGACGCGGCAGGCAGCGGTAGCTATGGCGGGACGCGGGTCAACAACGTTGGCCAGACGCTGTACCAGTACCAGCGTGAGGACATCGTATCGACGTACGCATGGAACGAGAACATCACGCAGGACGTGGGCCAGGTGGTGGAACCTTCCGTTGTGCTCGCACCGGTGGCGATCGGCGGAACGGGCGGCACGATCATCGCGAACAAGGCGGTGGTCATCAGTGGCGCGGATATCAACAACACCAACGTCGCGGCGGCGAACTCGGCGACCGGTGCGACAGGCGGCACGCTCGGCGCCAACCAGGCGCTGTCGGGCCAGAAAGCGAACGCACCGCTGACGGTTGCGGATAGTTCGGGCTCGCTGCATATCACGCTGCCGACGAGCGGCCTGTATTCACTCCATGCTGCACCGAGCGCGTCCTACCTCGTCGAGACCGATCCGCGCTTTACCAGCTACACGAAGTTCATCAGCAGCGACTACATGCTTGGGGCATTGGGCCTGAATCCGCAGAGCGTGCAAAAGCGCCTCGGCGACGGGCTCTATGAGCAGCAACTGGTCCAAAACCAGATTACGCAGATCACAGGTCGCATCTACCTGCAAGGCTATAGCAGCAACCTGGACGAATACACGGCGCTGATGACGGCCGGCGTGAACGTTGCGCAGCAGTTCGGCCTCGAGGTGGGCGTCGCACTGACTGCGGCGCAAATGGACGCACTCACCAGCGATATCGTGTGGCTGGTCAACCAGACGGTCACGCTGCCAGATGGCACGACGCAATCGGTGCTGGTCCCGCAAGTCTATCTGGCGCAGACGCACGCTAATGATTTGCAGCCTGGCGGCGCGCTCATTGCCGCCGATGATGTCGAATTGCACGCAACGGGCAGCGTGAACAACAGCGGCACGCTTAAAGGCGGCACGCAGATGGTCGTCACCGGTACCAATATCGTGAACCGCGCGGGCACGATCGCGAGCAGCGACACGGACGGCACCACGGTCGTGTCGGCGACGAATGACGTAGTCAACGCATCGGGCCTGATCGCGGGCAATCGCGTGGCGGTGCTCGCGGGCAACAACATCAGCAACACGACACTGGTGGATGCCAATGGCGTCGGTTCGTCGGCGGCCGGCAGCAAGGCGAACACGACGCTACTCGGCGCGCAAGGGACGATTGCGTCGACCGGCGACATGGTGATTGCCGCAGGCAACGATCTGACGGTGCACGGCGCGAACATTAGCGCCGGAGGCGGTGCGCAGATCACCGCGGGCCACGACATCACGGTGGATGCGGTGCAGTCCGCCACGAGCCAGTCGCTTGCGCAGAACGATCAGCATCACTGGGAAGAAAGCAGCGTCACGAATCAGGGCAGCGCGATTTCCGCGGGTGGCGATCTCGGCATCCAGAGCGGCAACGACATGACGTTCGCCGGAGCGAAGGTGACGGCCGGCGGCGACCTCGCAGCGGTCGCGGGCGGCAACTTGGCAGCCGCGACTGTGACCAACACGTCGAAATACGACAACGTTGCCACCGACAGCAAAACGCGTCAGGAAGTCGATCACACCTACGACGAGCAGGCCATCGGCACCAGCTTCACCGCGGGCGGTAATGCGACGCTCGGAGCGGTCGGTAGCGATACGACGAAAGGCAACGTGACGCTGACCGGTTCGAGCCTGACCGCAGGCATGACGAACGGCGTAGATAACGGTAGCGGCACAGCGACGATCGCGGCAACCGGCAACGTGACACTCAACGAAGCACGCGAGGAACACGACAACTACCAGGCAGTCGAGTCGAAGCGCGGCAGTTTCGTGAGCGGTACCACGACCGACACGATGCAGAACACGCGGGCGAATGTCGGTGTCGGGAGCCTGGTGTCGGGCGACGCGGTAAACGTGCAGGCTGGCAGGGACCTGACGGTGAAGGGCAGCACCGTGGTCGGCACGAATGATGTGAGTCTTGCGGCGAAAGGCAACGTCGACATCACGACATCGCAGGATACGGTCGCGCAGGATAGCTCCTACCAGCAGACCCGTTCAGGCCTGATGACGAGCGGCCTGAGCGTGACCATCGGCAGCCAGTCGATGTCGGACCAGCAACAGGCCAGCCAGGTGACGAACAATGGCAGCACGGTGGGCTCCGTCAATGGCAACCTGAATGTCTCCGCGGGCAACGACCTTCACGTGACGGGCAGCGTTCTGCGCGCCGGACAGGACGTGAGTATGGCGGGCAAGACGGTCACGATTGACTCCGCTTACGACACGTCCTCGCAGGCCGGGCAGCAGGAATCGCATTCGGCGGGGTTGACGGTGGGCATCACCAATCCGGTGGTTTCCGCTGTTCAGACCGCGACGCAGGTGGCGAAGGCCGCGCAGCATGTCGATGGCGATCCTCGTTTGCTTGCGCTCGCGGGTGTGACGACCGGACTTGCGGCGAAAAATGCTTACGATGCGGTGGGCGGCGATCCCGTGAAAGCGGCGACCACCGTGGGCATCAACATCTCCGTCGGAGCGAGCAGCAGTCACAGCAGCAGCGACGCGCAGTCGAGTACGGTTGTTGGCAGTACCGTGGCGGCGGGCCATAACGTCACGATTGCAGCGGCGGGCGCGGGTGCCGACAGCAACATCGATGTGATCGGCAGCACGATTTCGGCGGGCAGTGATGCATTGCTGACGGCGCAGGGCAACGTGAACCTTCAGGCCGCACAGAACAGCAGCGGCCAGAGCAGTAGCAGCAGTGGCGCGAGTGTTGGCGTCGGCGTATCGGTTTCGGCGGGCTCGACAAGTGGCATTTCGTTCACGGCGAGCGCATCGGGTAGTCGTGGCAATGCCGATGGCGATTCGACGACCTGGACGAATACGCATGCGGTGGCCGGTGACACGCTGACGATCCGCTCGGGTGGTGATGCGAATCTGGTGGGTGCGGTAGCGTCGGGCAACCAGGTTGTGGCCGATGTGGGTGGCAATCTGAACATCCAGAGTCTTCAGGACACGGACAACTACCACTCGAAGGATCAGAACGCGGGCATCGGCGTCAACGTGTGTGTGCCGCCGCTATGCGCGGGTAGGTCGAGCGTGTCGGGCAGCATCGGCCAGACGAAGATGGATAGCGACTACGCAAGCGTGACGGAGCAGTCGGGTATCCGCGCGGGCGATGGTGGTTTCCAGATCAGCGTCGACGGAAACACGGGGCTGAAAGGCGGTGTGATTTCGAGCAGCGATGCGGCGGTTCAAGGCGGTGCGAATCGTTTGACGACCGGCACGTTGACGTATGGAGATATCGAGAATCACGCGTCGTATGACGCGTCGCAGGTTGCGGTGAGCGGTGGGTATGCGTTCGGCGGCGGCAGTGCATCGGCGGGTGCAGGCAAGGACGGTAGCGGTCAGGGAAGCAGTATCGGTAAGGACCAGCAGGGCAAGGCGGACAACGTGAACCCGGTGCCGGGGACAGCGTTGCCGCAGAGTAGCGGTGGTTTGTCGATGGCGCCGCCGATCGTTATGGGTGCGTCGGGCGATGCTGATTCGACCACGCGCAGTGCGATCAGCGGCGGGGCCGTGACGATTACCGACGGCGCGAAACAGCAGCAACTGACAGGGCAGACGGCGGAGGAAGCCGTCGCGAGCATCAGCCGCGATACGTCGGATACGCAGGGTTCGATTGCGCCGATTTTTGATAAGGACAAGATCGAAGCGGGCTTTGAGATTACGAGCCAGCTTATCAATCAGGTGGGCACGTTCGTGAACAACCGTGCCATGGAAGCGGACGCGGCGAAAGCGGCGGCCAATGATCCGAACCTGACGCCGGAGCAGCGGGCGGCGGCGCAGCAGCAGGCGGATCAGTTGAATGCCGAGTGGGGGCCTGGTGGGTCGTATCGTCAGGTGCTGACTGCGCTGACGGTTGCCGCAGGCGGCAACGTGACCGGAAGCGCCGGCCAGTTCGCGCAGAGCGCAACGGTTGCATATATCCAGCAACTCGGCGCGGCCGAAGTCAAGCAGATCGCGGACAGCGTGGACAGTGAGACGGCACGCGCGGCGCTGCATGCGATCGTCGGTTGCGCGGGGGCGGCGGCCAGCAGCCAGAGTTGCGGTGCGGGGGCCAT